The proteins below come from a single Anguilla rostrata isolate EN2019 chromosome 3, ASM1855537v3, whole genome shotgun sequence genomic window:
- the zgc:66484 gene encoding spermine oxidase, translating into MSSPPAVSSSSAKVVVIGAGLAGLASAATLIQAGFEHVQVLEATSRPGGRISTTRPFGPDVIELGANWIHGQEGNPVFSLAERHGLLSQDSTTRGMCHPDSFTPRDYFFREDGTLLSHAGVERVCGLFSKITSRAFDNKLEERFRSKSFGQYLDEAFADSSLASSFEDAAKVFEWCKRSECTDVACSSLYEASALEQKEYTCLEGNFYNCLGPGGYRAVLDVLLKTLPPGALLCDRPVTCIRWGLETQSKGAGPFCPVKVLCEDGEEFEADHVVVTSSLGFLKERASALFEPTLPEDKMRAIESLGFGTVDKIFLRFDERFWPEDCAGIQLIWEEGPEDKTIYCKQSEGGAWRESWYKKICGFDVVARHPTVLCGWISGREAQHMETLQEQEVGQVCVRLLRSFTGWPVPEPTQVLFSTWWSSPYVKGSYTFIPCGVKGVREHQALAAPLPNSTVCTGKKPLQVLFAGEATHVNFYTTTHGAFVSGTREAQRIIDLYTKQN; encoded by the exons ATGAGTTCTCCTCCAGCCGTGTCTAGCTCTTCTGCCAAGGTGGTGGTGATTGGTGCCGGATTAGCGGGTTTAGCCAGCGCAGCCACGCTCATCCAAGCGGGTTTTGAGCACGTCCAGGTTCTGGAGGCCACATCCAGACCCGGGGGCCGGATCAGCACCACCAGGCCGTTCGGCCCGGACGTGATAGAGCTGGGGGCTAACTGGATCCACGGGCAGGAGGGCAACCCGGTCTTCTCCCTGGCTGAGAGACACGGTCTACTGTCCCAGGACAGCACCACCAGGGGCATGTGCCACCCGGACTCGTTCACTCCCCGTGACTACTTCTTCCGGGAGGATGGGACCCTGCTTTCTCATGCAGGGGTGGAACGGGTCTGTGGTCTCTTCAGCAAAATCACGTCCAGGGCGTTCGACAACAAGCTGGAGGAGAGATTTCGCTCCAAAAGCTTTGGCCAATACTTGGATGAGGCGTTCGCCGACTCCTCCCTGGCCTCCTCCTTTGAGGACGCGGCAAAGGTTTTCGAGTGGTGCAAGAGGAGCGAGTGCACGGATGTGGCCTGCTCCTCCCTGTACGAGGCGTCTGCCCTGGAGCAGAAAGAGTACACCTGCCTGGAGGGAAATTTCTACAACTGCCTGGGTCCTGGAGGCTACCGAGCCGTGCTCGATGTCCTCCTGAAAACCCTGCCCCCAGGGGCTCTCCTGTGTGACAGACCAGTGACCTGTATCCGGTGGGGGCTGGAAACGCAATCCAAGGGCGCCGGCCCATTCTGCCCAGTCAAGGTGCTGTGTGAGGATGGTGAGGAGTTTGAAGCCGACCACGTCGTCGTGACCTCCTCCCTGGGGTTTCTGAAAGAGAGGGCGTCTGCCTTGTTTGAGCCCACCCTGCCTGAGGACAAAATGCGAGCTATCGAGAGCCTTGGCTTTGGAACAGTGGACAAAATCTTTCTACGGTTTGATGAGCGGTTCTGGCCTGAAGACTGTGCTGGAATCCAGCTGATCTGGGAAGAAGGTCCAGAAGATAAAACCATCTACTGCAAGCAGTCTGAGGGGGGTGCCTGGAGGGAATCGTGGTACAAGAAGATCTGCGGCTTTGACGTTGTGGCGCGTCACCCCACTGTCCTCTGTGGGTGGATCAGTGGAAGAGAAGCGCAGCACATGGAGaccctgcaggagcaggaggtggGACAGGTTTGTGTGAG GCTGCTCAGATCCTTCACAGGTTGGCCGGTCCCTGAGCCAACACAGGTGCTCTTTTCCACATGGTGGAGTAGCCCCTATGTGAAGGGGTCCTACACATTCATCCCTTGCGGGGTGAAAGGGGTCAGGGAGCACCAGGCCCTGGCAGCACCGCTGCCTAATAGCACAGTCTGTACTGGAAAAAAG CCTCTCCAGGTGCTGTTTGCGGGCGAGGCCACACACGTGAATTTCTACACCACGACCCACGGGGCTTTCGTCTCAGGCACTCGAGAAGCTCAAAGGATCATTGACCTCTACACTAAACAGAACTGA
- the LOC135249721 gene encoding sterol 26-hydroxylase, mitochondrial-like has translation MEVRLVLGSAERGSRWLLRPTIRALAAGRTAGTAPAVSVSANQVKLKSEEDLAEITALQMLYRMTFKGYLKTMHELQVYEKQLHGPIYKVRVGKYRAIVLNSAELLEELLRKDEKFPCRGDMTLWTEYRDMKGLGYGPFTDLTSFTICHYSISQDEKTFPEPHKFRPERWLRDGRQRPNPFGSLPFGFGVRGCVGRRIAELEMHLALSRIISLFEIRLDPHIGEVKAHNRTVLVADRQVNLHFVERNGTSSN, from the exons ATGGAAGTGCGCTTGGTTCTAGGCTCGGCAGAGAGGGGGTCCCGCTGGCTGCTGCGGCCCACAATCAGAGCCCTCGCAGCGGGGAGAACGGCAGGAACCGCCCCTGCTGTGTCCGTCTCTGCCAACCAGGTCAAACTGAAAAGTGAAGAGGACCTCGCAGAAATAACTGCCCTGCAGATGTTGTACCGGATGACGTTTAAAGGGTACCTGAAAACAATGCATGAGCTACAG GTGTATGAGAAGCAGCTGCATGGCCCCATTTACAAGGTCAGGGTGGGAAAGTACAGAGCCATTGTTCTGAACAGCGCGGAGCTCTTGGAGGAGCTGCTGAGGAAAGATGAAAAGTTTCCCTGTCGGGGTGACATGACTCTGTGGACGGAGTACCGTGACATGAAGGGACTCGGCTACGGACCTTTCACAGA TCTG ACCTCATTCACCATCTGCCACTACTCCATAAGCCAGGATGAGAAAACCTTCCCTGAGCCGCACAAGTTCAGACCAGAACGCTGGCTGCGGGATGGCAGGCAGCGACCCAATCCCTTTGGCTCTCTCCCGTTTGGGTTTGGGGTGCGGGGCTGCGTTGGCCGCAGGATTGCAGAGCTGGAGATGCACCTTGCTCTGTCACGG ATAATCAGTCTGTTTGAAATCAGACTAGACCCTCACATTGGGGAAGTCAAAGCTCACAATCGCACTGTCCTGGTGGCGGACAGACAGGTCAATCTGCACTTCGTGGAAAGGAATGGAACCTCTTCAAACTGA
- the LOC135250475 gene encoding sterol 26-hydroxylase, mitochondrial-like isoform X2 — MAVRLALGSAERGASWLLRPTIRALAAGRMAGTAPAVSVSANQVKLKSEEDLEEINALQMLYRVTFKGYLKKMHELQVYEKQLYGPIYKVRMGDYKAVVLNSVELLEELLRKDEKFPCRGDMTLWTEYRDMKGLGYGPFTEEGEKWYKLRAVLNKRMLHPKDSVQYGDVINEVVTDFIKRIYHLRQISPSGDMVTDVSNELYRFSLEGISSILFETRIGCLEKEIPEATQDFINSIGQMFSYSMLVVMLPKWTRNILPHWDWYLAGWEGIFKFARNLIDRKMDAIQHRLSQGQEVEGEYLTYLISNRKMSSKDVYGSITELLLAGVDTTSNTLMWALYLLSQNPEVQDRLHREVSSFVLGGRPITAQVVSDMQFLKAVIKETLRLYPVVPMNARLMTEADISIGGYFFPKKFVLSSS; from the exons ATGGCAGTGCGCTTGGCTCTGGGCTCGGCAGAGAGGGGGGCCAGCTGGCTGCTGCGGCCCACAATCAGAGCCCTCGCAGCGGGGAGAATGGCAGGAACCGCCCCTGCTGTGTCCGTCTCTGCCAACCAGGTCAAACTGAAAAGTGAAGAGGACCTCGAAGAAATAAATGCCCTGCAGATGTTGTACCGGGTGACGTTTAAAGGGtacctgaaaaaaatgcatgagcTACAG GTGTATGAGAAGCAGCTGTATGGCCCCATTTACAAGGTCCGGATGGGAGACTACAAAGCCGTTGTTCTGAACAGCGTGGAGCTCTTGGAGGAGCTGCTGAGGAAAGATGAAAAGTTTCCCTGCCGGGGTGACATGACTCTGTGGACGGAGTACCGTGACATGAAGGGACTCGGCTACGGACCTTTCACAGA agagggggagaagtgGTACAAGCTGCGGGCCGTTCTGAACAAGCGCATGCTGCACCCTAAAGATTCGGTGCAGTATGGAGATGTGATCAATGAAGTTGTCACAGACTTCATCAAAAGAATATACCACCTGCGCCAGATCAGCCCTTCGGGTGACATGGTGACCGATGTCTCCAATGAGCTCTACCGCTTCTCTCTGGAGG GAATTTCCTCTATTCTGTTTGAAACGCGCATTGGATGCCTGGAGAAGGAGATCCCTGAAGCAACTCAAGACTTCATCAATTCTATTGGTCAGATGTTCTCCTACAGCATGCTGGTGGTCATGTTGCCCAAATGGACCCGCAACATCCTGCCCCACTGGGACTGGTACTTGGCTGGCTGGGAGGGCATCTTCAAATTTG CCAGGAACTTGATTGACAGAAAGATGGATGCCATTCAGCACCGTTTATCCCAGGGCCAGGAGGTGGAAGGAGAGTACCTGACTTACCTCATCTCCAACAGAAAGATGAGCAGTAAAGACGTATACGGCAGCATTACAGAACTGCTATTGGCTGGAGTGGACACG ACCTCCAACACCTTAATGTGGGCCCTATACCTGCTCTCCCAGAACCCAGAGGTGCAGGACAGGCTACATAGGGAGGTGTCCAGCTTCGTTTTGGGGGGCAGGCCCATTACTGCCCAGGTCGTCTCTGACATGCAATTCCTCAAGGCGGTGATTAAAGAGACACTGAG